One segment of Carya illinoinensis cultivar Pawnee chromosome 1, C.illinoinensisPawnee_v1, whole genome shotgun sequence DNA contains the following:
- the LOC122301715 gene encoding replication protein A 70 kDa DNA-binding subunit B-like, whose product MDPRHQRGPYQFQWTINSKTIVEEIEEDEPALRPPEYNLVPLNELGVHIDTDAEIDILALAIHMNPPNEVNTNHGKSLIQEIYLIDPGLKLLRLTMWNRFVHDECREISDLILAKPIILGTRIKVSSYNGLSLSSRPTSVFIVEPLLSSSVALRTWAAQNDKLLEEIIGNSFGSASSSSTDPIIKVSEIAEKLISAPAMARSTYLVRGKFRMVDFHQSFHYVSCENCNKATGYDLGENFICYSCKNAAIARARCRVYLDVYDDTTSTPVVIFGSLAEEILGCTAVDLIDRTDEEHLPYIENIANNIENNEWIIVLGAQMNESGRLRQNKLTVLSVNNVPGTAE is encoded by the exons ATGGATCCAAGGCATCAAAGAGGACCATATCAGTTTCAATGGACAATAAACTCCAAGACCATTGTTGAAGAGATCGAAGAAGACGAGCCAGCACTTAGACCGCCAGAATATAACCTTGTTCCTTTGAATGAACTTGGCGTACACATAGACACAGATGCTGAAATAG ATATTTTGGCACTTGCAATTCATATGAACCCGCCAAATGAAGTGAATACGAACCATGGAAAATCGTTGATCCAAGAAatatacttgattgatccaGG TTTAAAACTCCTGCGTTTAACAATGTGGAATCGCTTTGTTCATGACGAATGCCGCGAAATTTCTGACCTTATTCTAGCAAAGCCAATTATTTTAGGAACACGGATCAAAGTTTCTTCTTATAATG GCCTATCACTGTCATCAAGACCGACGAGTGTCTTTATTGTTGAACCCCTTCTTTCATCTTCTGTTGCATTACGTACATG GGCAGCACAAAATGATAAATTGCTGGAAGAAATCATTGGAAATAGTTTTGGATCAGCTTCAAGTAGTTCTACCGATCCAATCATAAAAGTATCTGAAATCGCAGAAAAACTGATATCTGCTCCAGCAATGGcg AGGTCCACATATTTGGTTAGAGGCAAATTTAGAATGGTTGATTTTCACCAGTCATTCCACTACGTATCATGCGAGAATTGTAACAAGGCAACTGGCTATGACCTCGGTGAAAACTTCATATGTTATAGTTGCAAGAATGCAGCAATTGCACGGGCAAG GTGTCGAGTTTATTTAGATGTGTATGATGATACCACATCGACACCCGTTGTTATTTTTGGATCTTTGGCAGAGGAAATTTTGGGATGCACAGCTGTTGATCTTATAGACCGTACAGACGAg GAACATCTGCCTTATATTGAAAACATTGCAAACAacattgaaaataatgagtggATCATAGTCTTGGGCGCGCAGATGAATGAATCTGGGAGGTTACGCCAAAACAAACTTACTGTATTATCTGTTAATAACGTCCCAGGAACAGCAGAATGA